In the Pedobacter cryoconitis genome, CTTTGATCCTGAAGGGATATTAAGTACAATTCCATCTATCGTGAATGTAATTATCGGATACTTTGCCGGTAAATTTATTCAGGAAAAAGGGAAAGGGTATGAAAGTATTGCCAAGCTTTTCCTGGTTGGAAGTTTATTCGTCTTCATTGCGGTGTGCTGGAATTCAGTACTACCTATCAACAAAAAATTATGGACTAGTTCATTTGTACTGGTAACCACCGGACTTGACCTGATGATTATTGGTGTACTGCTCTATATTATTGAGGTGAGACAAGCTACTCAATGGACTAAATTCTTCGTGGTTTTTGGAAAAAACCCGTTGTTCATTTATATCGTTTCAGACTTATTATTGATTATTATCGACTTACTCTTCCCACAATCACATTTTAGCACGTGGATAAATGTTAATTTCTTCCAGGTCATTGCACCAGGGCCTATCGGCTCCTTATTATTTGCAATCAGCTTTATGCTAGCATGTTGGCTGGTAGGGTATATACTGGACAGACGTAAAATCTATATCAAAGTCTAGGCTGTTAATTTCAGCGCTAACAAGTTATCCACATAAAATGTGGATAACTTGTTTATAATTGACCCGGTTCACTTAATGCCATGCTTTTCTGAGGAACCGCAGCCAGTTTCCCTGCATCAGGTTTTTAATATCCTCTGCTGTATACCCTCTTTTTGTTAAAAGCGCTGGTATCTTCTGCAGATCTGCAATACTTTCCACATCATAAGGGCATTGTTCTGTTCCGAATGCACCATCCAGATCTGAACCGACCCCTACGTGCAAAGTATTACCTGCGATCTGGCAGATATGATCTAAATGATTCACCATAACTTCGAGATTACAGTTCATACCTCTTGGGGTTGATTGTCCGCGAACCCAATTTGGTACCATCATCCAGGCATCAAGCGCTAAGCCGATAACTGCACCCCGGGTAATTAAGGCTTTAATTTGTCCATCGCTGTATTGACGGTTGTGATTTACTAAAGCTCTGCAATTGTTATGAGATGCCCATACGTGTCCGTTAAAATGATCCAGTGCCTCCCAGAAACTGTCATCGCATAAATGGGTAGCATCCAGAATGATGTTTAAACGTTCCATCTCTTTGAGCAGCTCATGACCTTTTGGGCCCATAAAGCCTGTGGCATCTGTACCTTGTGCGTATCTTCCGGGACCATAATGTGCCGGGCCAACTGCGCGAAGACCGTTGGCATGGGCGCGTTCCAGCTGTTGAATGGTGATTATGGAATCTGCTCCTTCCAGACTTAAAATATACCCAATAGGTTTTTTCTCGTCATCCTGCCCATTTTCCCACAACTGCACATGCTTTTCAAGAGTCTCCAGGTTATTGATTTGTACCATTTCCCCGGCTTCTTCCATGGCCTTATACCAGGCCAGTTGTCCCTGGGTTTGTGCCCAGGCTTGTTCTGGTGAATGCCAGCCAGGTAAATTATTTCCAGGGGCAACGTAACGTGCAATCTGGGTAGCAACGACCAAACCTATCTTACCTTTTCTAAGCTCCGGTAAAGAGACCACAGCTTTGCCGCGATCGGGTTTGTCTGTGAGCCCTTGTTCTCTGTCATTGATCGCAGAAATTGGTAAACGCAGATCGCGGTTCCATTCCAGCGCATTCATACTTAAATCCAGGTGTGCATCTATAGTAAACATCAGCTTAAAAATTAAATATTAATCTTCCTCTCCCGTGAAATAACCTTCCACTCTCCTGCTAGTTTATGATTGTTAATGAGCGTTGCATTGCCGTAAAGTGCTACTGTAGGACAGATATGCACGGGTAAACCATACAGGACATCCCCGATCTGGAAACCATGGTCTGCTCCTGCTTCCAGTAACAGATGTTCTTCACTCTGGCTTACGGCTTCTGCTGTGGGTGCATTTAAGAAATGAACCCTCTTTTTTAATGGGGTTTCTGCTGCAACAGATTTATGTCCGAGGTCTACGGTAATTTTTGTAGCAGAAGTCAGCGAAATTACCCTGGTGATGACCAGGGCTGCAGGCAGATAGTCTTGTTCTGCAAAAGCATCCTGATATCCTTTATCCCACAGCACAAATGTCCCCGGACTGCATTCTATAAAGTCCAGCTTCGCATAAACCGGAAAAGTAGGTGTTCCTCCGGCTATAATGACCGGTTCTGCCATCCCTTTCCCAACAATCTGTTTGGTTAATTGATCAATAGGCGCTAATATAATTGCTGCCTGCTTTTCTCTTAATACGTAATCTGCGTCATGAATGTGACCATCATAAGCATGAAGCCCTGAGATCTCCACACCTTTTTCGGCTGTTGCAGCTTCATAAAGTGCTAACGCATGCCCATCTGGTCGTATACCAGTTCTGTTCATCCCAACGTTAAGGTCAAGAAAAACACGTATGTTCACTCCTGAAACTATTGCCTTATGGCCAATCTCTTTCAGAGAGAATTCATTATCGATCAGACAGGAGAATACAGTATCCGGATAGGTTTTGATCAATTGAATAAACCGGTCTATCTTCGGTCCTACAGGTTGATAGGCTAACAATACATCCGGTGTTTGACAAAGACCAAGCATCTCTGCCTCAGCAATAGTTGCACATTTAAATTTAGTGATTCCGGCTGTTAGTAATTGTTGCGTGATCTCTATTGTTTTATGGGTTTTAACATGTGGTCTTAACCTGTTTATGTCACTAATGCTTTGCTTTAATAGTTCAATATTTGCAGTTATTCTCTCCTGATAAAATACCAGGGCTGGCGAGTCCAGCTGATCCACTTCATCAATTAAATACCAGTCCGCTGCCATATTACTCCTGTAATTCAAACATTGCTTCAATTTCTACCGGAATATTATCAGGCAATGAGCCAAAGCCTACAGCACTGCGTGTACCTATCCCGTTTTCTTCTCCCCATACTTGTGCAAATAATTCACTGCAGCCGTTGATAATAAAGGGATGTTTTTCGAAGTCTGATGTACAATTGACCATGCCTAAAACTTTGATTACCCTCTTTACCCGGTTCAATGTACCCAGGTTCGTTTTAATGGTGGATAACATGGTCAGCCCAACTTGTCTTGCTGCCAGCTTACCTTCTTCCTGAGTAAGATCAGCACCGATACGGCCAATAATCAGGCTTTTATCATCATTAACAGGCCCGTGTCCGGACAAGTAAAGGTATTTACCATCAATCAAATATGGTTTATAAACTCCAAGAGGTGTAGGTGCCGGTGGCAGCGTTAACCCTAGTTTTGCAAATTGCGCTTCTGCACTTAAGTTTTCCATTGTATATTTTTTAGATAATTTGATTTAATAAAAGTACCCCGATCAGTCCAACTGTTCCAACTATGGATTCCATCAGTGCCCATGATTTAAACGTATTTTTCAGGCTGAGGTTGAAATATTCTTTAAACATCCAGAATCCGGCATCATTTACGTGAGAGAACATCAGGCTTCCTGCTCCTACGGCAAGTACCATCAGATTCGGGTTTGTATTCGTTGCAACCATCAGGGGTAAGATAATGCCTGCAGTAGTTAAGCCAGCTACCGTAGCTGAACCTACACAAAACCTGATAACAGCGGTGATGAGCCACCCAAGGAACAAGGGTTGCATGTGGAGTTCCTTTAACATTACTGCAATTTGTGCACTTACCCCACTATCTACCAGTACCTGTTTTAATGCGCCAGAGCCACCAATAATCAGCAGAATAAGGGCCACATCTTTAATGGCTTCTCCATAGAGCTCCATGATATAGGTCATTTTCTTTCCCTGGAAAATACCAAGCGTCAGTGTTGCGGTAATTAAGGCAATCAACATCACCACATTTGATTCTCCGACAAGTCCCATCAGGTTGTTTAGTCCGGGCGCCTGCTTAGCGGAGAAGGATAATACCGCAGCAACCACGAGTAATAAAACCGGTAAAAGAGCAGTAAAAAAACTAT is a window encoding:
- a CDS encoding RidA family protein is translated as MENLSAEAQFAKLGLTLPPAPTPLGVYKPYLIDGKYLYLSGHGPVNDDKSLIIGRIGADLTQEEGKLAARQVGLTMLSTIKTNLGTLNRVKRVIKVLGMVNCTSDFEKHPFIINGCSELFAQVWGEENGIGTRSAVGFGSLPDNIPVEIEAMFELQE
- a CDS encoding dipeptidase, translating into MFTIDAHLDLSMNALEWNRDLRLPISAINDREQGLTDKPDRGKAVVSLPELRKGKIGLVVATQIARYVAPGNNLPGWHSPEQAWAQTQGQLAWYKAMEEAGEMVQINNLETLEKHVQLWENGQDDEKKPIGYILSLEGADSIITIQQLERAHANGLRAVGPAHYGPGRYAQGTDATGFMGPKGHELLKEMERLNIILDATHLCDDSFWEALDHFNGHVWASHNNCRALVNHNRQYSDGQIKALITRGAVIGLALDAWMMVPNWVRGQSTPRGMNCNLEVMVNHLDHICQIAGNTLHVGVGSDLDGAFGTEQCPYDVESIADLQKIPALLTKRGYTAEDIKNLMQGNWLRFLRKAWH
- a CDS encoding D-TA family PLP-dependent enzyme, whose amino-acid sequence is MAADWYLIDEVDQLDSPALVFYQERITANIELLKQSISDINRLRPHVKTHKTIEITQQLLTAGITKFKCATIAEAEMLGLCQTPDVLLAYQPVGPKIDRFIQLIKTYPDTVFSCLIDNEFSLKEIGHKAIVSGVNIRVFLDLNVGMNRTGIRPDGHALALYEAATAEKGVEISGLHAYDGHIHDADYVLREKQAAIILAPIDQLTKQIVGKGMAEPVIIAGGTPTFPVYAKLDFIECSPGTFVLWDKGYQDAFAEQDYLPAALVITRVISLTSATKITVDLGHKSVAAETPLKKRVHFLNAPTAEAVSQSEEHLLLEAGADHGFQIGDVLYGLPVHICPTVALYGNATLINNHKLAGEWKVISRERKINI